The Gemmatimonadota bacterium genome window below encodes:
- the priA gene encoding primosomal protein N', with the protein MAASVRFAEIALPLPVDQVFSYSIPDKLLDTALPGRRVSVAFTNRRMTGVITGLSETCPVERYKPLSDVLDREPVLDATLLELTRWIGRYYLCPWGEAIKAALPAGLLSEGDQIVSRDGPCPPECMDRLRRTAPRQAELLAEVPEQGAITLSGLRRRTRMRQPFAALRGLEAKGLVSISIGDSGGGPGIRYETWVELIPSREDAEKIISRLIPRSPRQASCVNLLARHDGRLTTEQLRHLGRIERAVVRRLEKKGLVSLSEVETIRDPYRDAELPDPGAVDPTDEQAAALRAIHGAIGEGAFKSLLLYGVTGSGKTHVYVKSIEKTLESGRSAIVLVPELALTPQAVRQFRAHFGDLVTVLHSGLSSGERYDSWRRTRAGDYRIVVGARSAVFAPLSDLGLIVIDEEHEPSYKQFDDPPLYHARDVAVVRARMANAVTVMGSATPSLETYANTQNGKFACSRLTRRVDRRPLPGVRIVDMREERRLGRLSIFSAPLADRIRDRLARKEQIILFLNRRGFSPFVQCYDCGLSVSCPHCSVTMTYHADSLFMRCHYCDHREQAPEACPKCRSDSIGYRGVGTQRVEEELKERFPDARIVRMDMDTTTRKGSHQDIFHQVLNHEADILLGTQMVAKGFDFPNVTLVGVISADTSLNLPDFRASERTFQLLTQVAGRTGRGKLGGEVIVQTYSRGHHSVTSAQAHDYESFYAREITDRKALGYPPFGRMVGILFQGEQDEYVMREARRFAGIMRKYAAELNILGPAPPVIARVRNQYRWQIIARSSHSVRLRDTVRRTRLHWERAADNRRIHLKIDVDPVGLM; encoded by the coding sequence ATGGCGGCCTCCGTCCGGTTTGCCGAAATAGCCCTCCCCCTTCCGGTAGACCAGGTTTTCTCCTACAGCATTCCGGATAAACTCCTCGACACGGCGCTGCCCGGCCGCAGGGTGTCCGTCGCCTTCACGAACCGCAGGATGACCGGCGTCATCACGGGACTTTCCGAAACCTGTCCCGTGGAACGCTACAAACCGCTATCGGACGTCCTCGACCGCGAGCCGGTCCTGGACGCCACGTTGCTCGAACTCACGCGGTGGATTGGCCGGTATTATCTCTGCCCGTGGGGCGAAGCGATCAAGGCGGCCCTCCCCGCAGGTCTGCTGTCGGAAGGCGATCAGATCGTAAGCCGGGACGGTCCGTGTCCCCCCGAGTGCATGGACCGGCTCCGGCGCACCGCGCCCCGCCAGGCCGAACTGCTCGCCGAGGTTCCCGAACAGGGGGCCATCACCCTGTCCGGTCTCAGGCGCCGGACCCGCATGCGCCAGCCCTTTGCGGCCCTGCGAGGCCTCGAGGCGAAGGGTCTGGTATCGATATCAATCGGAGATTCCGGCGGAGGTCCGGGCATCCGGTACGAGACCTGGGTCGAATTGATCCCGTCCAGGGAGGATGCGGAGAAGATCATTTCCAGGCTGATCCCCCGCTCGCCCCGGCAGGCCAGTTGCGTCAATCTCCTGGCGCGGCATGACGGCAGGCTGACCACGGAACAATTGCGCCATCTGGGCCGGATCGAACGGGCCGTGGTCAGAAGACTCGAGAAAAAGGGCCTGGTGTCGCTCAGCGAGGTCGAGACGATACGCGACCCCTACCGGGATGCCGAACTGCCCGATCCCGGCGCGGTCGATCCCACGGACGAGCAGGCCGCCGCATTGCGCGCGATCCACGGCGCCATCGGCGAAGGCGCGTTCAAGTCCCTGCTCCTCTACGGCGTCACCGGCAGCGGGAAGACGCACGTATACGTGAAATCCATAGAAAAGACCCTCGAATCGGGCCGATCGGCTATCGTGCTCGTGCCGGAACTCGCCCTGACCCCGCAGGCCGTGCGGCAGTTCCGCGCCCACTTCGGCGATCTCGTCACCGTCCTGCACAGCGGCCTGTCTTCGGGAGAGCGGTACGACTCCTGGCGGCGGACCCGCGCCGGGGACTACCGCATCGTGGTGGGCGCCCGGTCCGCCGTGTTCGCGCCGCTGTCCGACCTCGGCCTGATCGTCATCGACGAAGAGCATGAGCCGTCCTACAAGCAGTTCGACGACCCCCCGCTCTACCATGCGCGGGACGTGGCGGTCGTCCGGGCCCGGATGGCGAACGCCGTGACGGTCATGGGCAGCGCGACGCCTTCCCTGGAGACCTACGCCAATACGCAGAACGGAAAATTCGCGTGCAGCCGCCTGACCAGGCGGGTGGACCGGCGGCCCCTGCCGGGCGTTCGGATCGTGGACATGCGGGAAGAGCGCAGGCTGGGCCGCCTTTCGATTTTCTCCGCTCCCCTGGCCGACCGGATCAGGGACCGGCTCGCCCGGAAGGAGCAGATCATCCTCTTCCTGAACCGGCGCGGATTCTCGCCCTTCGTCCAGTGCTATGACTGCGGACTGTCCGTGTCCTGTCCCCATTGCAGCGTGACGATGACCTACCACGCCGACAGCCTGTTCATGCGGTGCCACTACTGCGATCACCGGGAACAGGCCCCGGAGGCCTGCCCGAAGTGCCGTTCCGATTCGATCGGCTACCGGGGCGTGGGCACCCAGCGCGTCGAGGAGGAACTGAAGGAGCGGTTTCCGGACGCCCGGATCGTCCGCATGGACATGGATACCACGACGCGGAAAGGCTCCCACCAGGACATCTTCCACCAGGTGCTCAATCACGAGGCGGATATCCTGCTCGGCACGCAGATGGTGGCCAAGGGATTCGACTTTCCGAACGTGACGCTCGTGGGCGTCATCTCGGCCGACACGTCGCTCAACCTCCCGGATTTCAGGGCCAGCGAGCGGACCTTTCAGTTGCTGACGCAGGTCGCCGGACGGACCGGACGGGGGAAGCTGGGCGGGGAGGTGATCGTCCAGACCTATTCCCGGGGCCATCACAGCGTGACCAGCGCGCAGGCGCACGACTACGAGTCTTTTTACGCCCGGGAAATCACCGACAGGAAGGCGCTTGGCTATCCGCCCTTCGGGCGCATGGTCGGAATCCTGTTCCAGGGCGAGCAGGACGAATACGTGATGCGGGAAGCGCGCCGATTCGCCGGGATCATGCGGAAGTACGCGGCGGAATTGAACATACTCGGTCCCGCGCCCCCGGTGATTGCCCGCGTGCGAAACCAGTATCGCTGGCAGATCATCGCGCGGAGCAGCCATTCCGTCCGCCTGCGCGACACCGTGCGGCGGACCCGGCTGCACTGGGAGCGCGCCGCGGACAACCGGCGTATTCATCTGAAAATCGACGTGGACCCGGTGGGGTTGATGTGA
- a CDS encoding PaaI family thioesterase — MPQVTVEELQEFVDGVPFVHDLGLRIVEVDEGVCHGRLPYQPRFAQSYNLVHGGVTASLVDTMAYMAHATLNGITRDTVTTNLTVTYLHAASEEALNAEARVIKNGRKVIYGEVVITNDAGVRVAHATVTYLRLNYEPRG; from the coding sequence ATGCCCCAGGTAACCGTCGAAGAGCTCCAGGAATTCGTAGACGGCGTGCCCTTCGTCCATGATCTCGGATTGCGGATCGTCGAGGTGGATGAAGGCGTATGTCATGGCCGGCTGCCTTATCAGCCCCGGTTCGCCCAGTCCTACAACCTTGTGCACGGCGGGGTGACGGCCTCCCTGGTCGATACCATGGCGTACATGGCCCATGCCACGCTGAACGGTATTACGCGGGACACGGTGACCACCAACCTGACGGTCACGTACCTCCATGCCGCCAGCGAAGAAGCCCTGAACGCCGAGGCCCGCGTCATCAAGAACGGCCGCAAGGTCATTTACGGCGAGGTCGTGATCACCAACGACGCCGGCGTTCGAGTCGCCCACGCCACGGTCACCTATCTCAGGCTGAACTACGAACCGCGTGGATAG
- a CDS encoding rhodanese-like domain-containing protein, which yields MKDQIAHYENKLKYEIDSYDLWESITLGKDIVVVDARSEEAYAERHIPGAVNIPHRTMDPDTTASLDKDVLYVTYCDGIGCNASTKGALNMARLGFNVKELMGGLDWWIRDGYETEGLQATEGRALVCGCG from the coding sequence ATGAAAGACCAGATCGCACACTACGAGAACAAGCTGAAATACGAGATCGATTCTTATGACCTGTGGGAGTCCATTACCCTGGGCAAGGACATCGTCGTAGTGGACGCGCGGTCCGAGGAAGCCTACGCAGAACGCCATATCCCTGGCGCCGTGAACATCCCGCACCGGACCATGGACCCCGATACCACGGCCTCCCTGGATAAAGACGTGCTGTACGTGACCTATTGCGACGGCATCGGGTGCAACGCGTCGACCAAGGGCGCGCTCAACATGGCCAGGCTGGGTTTCAACGTCAAGGAACTCATGGGCGGCCTCGACTGGTGGATCCGGGACGGATACGAAACAGAAGGCCTGCAGGCCACCGAGGGCAGGGCACTGGTCTGCGGTTGCGGATAG
- the purB gene encoding adenylosuccinate lyase — protein MSLRSLSPLDGRYGDRLKGLSSYFSEWALIKYRLHVEIEWLITMAERPEIGHVRVFSEEETGFLRSLVLDFTDAQAGRIKEIEQETRHDVKAVEYYVREAIAGTSLEDVTESVHFCCTSEDINNLAYALMLRDGIQQEWLPGSQDLIAAAATLAGETADIPMLSHTHGQSATPTTVGKELAVFVARWRRQLDQVARSEYLGKFNGAVGNYNAHLVVYPDVPWEAVARHFVEDRLGLTFNPITIQIEPHDYLAELFHRLMRFNTVLLDFDRDMWSYISLGYFRQKVVDTEAGSSVMPHKVNPIDFENSEANVGVSNALLEHLAGKLQVSRQQRDLSDSSALRNVGVAIGHSLLAIHSAIQGMERAEVDRDAVSADLDGAWEVLAEAVQMVMRKAGHENPYERMKALTRGQAITQEIMEDLIRDLDLPDDDKLRLLALTPADYVGLAPELARHIAREGEDIVPERAAGKQDAPGADGEDA, from the coding sequence ATGTCTCTGCGATCACTATCTCCCCTGGACGGCCGCTACGGCGACCGGCTGAAGGGCCTCTCCTCCTATTTCTCCGAATGGGCGCTGATCAAGTACCGGCTGCACGTGGAGATCGAATGGCTGATCACCATGGCGGAGCGGCCCGAGATCGGCCACGTGCGTGTCTTTTCCGAGGAAGAGACCGGTTTCCTGCGGTCGCTGGTCCTTGATTTCACCGACGCGCAGGCTGGGCGGATCAAGGAAATCGAACAGGAAACCCGCCATGACGTCAAGGCGGTGGAGTACTACGTACGGGAAGCCATTGCCGGGACCTCCTTGGAGGACGTCACCGAATCGGTCCATTTCTGCTGTACTTCCGAAGATATCAACAATCTCGCCTACGCCCTCATGCTCAGGGACGGGATCCAGCAGGAGTGGCTGCCCGGAAGCCAGGACCTGATCGCCGCGGCGGCCACCCTCGCCGGCGAGACGGCGGACATTCCGATGCTCAGCCACACCCACGGGCAATCCGCCACGCCCACCACCGTCGGCAAGGAACTGGCCGTGTTCGTCGCCCGCTGGCGTCGCCAGCTCGACCAGGTCGCTCGTAGCGAATACCTCGGCAAGTTCAACGGGGCGGTGGGGAACTACAACGCCCACCTCGTCGTGTATCCCGATGTGCCCTGGGAGGCCGTTGCCCGTCACTTCGTCGAGGACCGCCTGGGGTTGACCTTCAATCCGATCACCATACAGATCGAACCCCACGACTACCTGGCGGAGCTCTTCCACCGGCTGATGCGCTTCAATACCGTGCTGCTCGATTTCGACCGGGACATGTGGTCGTACATTTCCCTGGGCTACTTCCGTCAGAAGGTGGTGGACACCGAGGCGGGTTCCTCGGTCATGCCCCACAAGGTGAACCCTATCGATTTCGAGAATTCCGAGGCCAACGTGGGCGTCAGCAACGCGCTGCTGGAACACCTGGCCGGAAAGCTGCAGGTATCGCGTCAGCAACGCGACCTGAGCGACTCCTCCGCCCTGCGGAACGTCGGCGTGGCCATCGGCCACTCACTGTTGGCGATCCATTCGGCCATCCAGGGCATGGAACGCGCGGAAGTGGACCGGGACGCGGTGAGCGCCGACCTCGACGGGGCCTGGGAGGTGCTGGCGGAAGCGGTGCAGATGGTCATGCGCAAGGCCGGCCATGAGAACCCCTACGAGCGGATGAAGGCGCTGACCCGGGGACAGGCCATTACCCAGGAGATCATGGAGGACCTGATCCGCGACCTGGACCTGCCGGACGACGACAAGCTGCGCCTGCTCGCCCTGACCCCCGCGGATTACGTCGGTCTTGCGCCGGAACTGGCCCGGCACATCGCCCGGGAGGGCGAGGACATCGTACCGGAACGCGCGGCAGGCAAACAGGATGCTCCGGGCGCCGACGGAGAAGACGCCTGA
- a CDS encoding sodium:solute symporter family protein — protein MPSLPTNFGTLDWLIVAVYMAATVGVGLYMNRYIRDMGDYIVASRSLKSRLAVATMIGSELGLVTVMYSAQKGFTGGFAAFHIAVIAGVVTFIVGMTGFIVVPLRRLGVMTIPEFYEKRFSRGVRVFGGLLLAFAGILNMGLFLKAGALFVTGLTGLTDPNAVAVVMTVMLALVIAYTIMGGMVSVVITDYIQFVILSFGMILTCGMAVYALGWPTIVETVAAVHGEPGFNPLLEGSGFGPSYIMWMIFTAGLVSCAVWQTSVMRACAAESVEVVRRLYRWSSIGFLIRFMIPQFLGICALTFFFNNPEFRGFFFDETGSPTADPTMTLQAMPLFLSQILPTGIIGLVGAGLLAAFMSTHDSYLLCWASVLTHDVVAPATNERLTTRWRLALSRIFILVIGLFLLVWGLWYDLGQDLWDYMAVSGAIYFTGAFTLLLAGLYWKRASTVGAYLALIAGIGAVAGLGPVNQALGLGMYQSDEIGLAITALALVLMFAGSLVFPDRPDRPDGSDGSDSLARLEHPARTDRKEEA, from the coding sequence ATGCCGTCTCTCCCTACGAATTTCGGTACCCTGGACTGGCTGATCGTCGCGGTTTACATGGCGGCCACGGTGGGCGTGGGCCTTTACATGAACCGGTACATCCGGGACATGGGGGACTACATCGTGGCGAGCCGGTCGCTCAAGTCCCGCCTGGCCGTGGCGACCATGATCGGGAGCGAGCTGGGGCTGGTGACGGTCATGTACTCGGCCCAGAAGGGATTCACCGGGGGTTTCGCCGCCTTCCACATCGCGGTCATCGCCGGCGTCGTTACCTTTATCGTGGGCATGACCGGCTTCATCGTGGTGCCCCTGCGCCGGCTGGGTGTAATGACGATCCCGGAATTCTACGAGAAACGGTTCAGCCGGGGTGTGCGCGTATTCGGCGGCCTGCTCCTCGCCTTCGCGGGCATCCTGAACATGGGCCTGTTCCTCAAGGCGGGCGCCCTGTTCGTGACCGGCCTGACGGGCCTGACCGATCCCAACGCCGTCGCCGTGGTTATGACCGTCATGCTGGCGCTGGTCATCGCCTACACCATCATGGGCGGCATGGTCTCGGTGGTGATCACCGACTACATCCAGTTCGTGATCCTCTCCTTCGGCATGATCCTCACCTGCGGCATGGCGGTGTACGCCCTCGGCTGGCCGACCATCGTCGAAACCGTGGCGGCCGTCCACGGCGAGCCCGGCTTCAATCCCCTGCTCGAAGGCAGCGGCTTCGGACCCTCCTACATCATGTGGATGATCTTCACGGCGGGGCTGGTATCCTGCGCCGTATGGCAGACCTCGGTCATGCGCGCCTGCGCCGCCGAAAGCGTGGAAGTGGTGCGCCGGCTGTACCGGTGGTCCTCCATCGGCTTCCTGATCCGGTTCATGATCCCCCAGTTCCTCGGCATCTGCGCGCTCACGTTTTTTTTCAACAACCCCGAGTTCCGCGGGTTCTTCTTCGATGAAACCGGGTCGCCCACCGCCGACCCCACGATGACGCTGCAGGCCATGCCCCTCTTCCTGTCCCAGATCCTGCCCACCGGCATCATCGGCCTCGTCGGCGCGGGGCTCCTCGCCGCCTTCATGTCGACCCACGACAGCTACCTGCTCTGCTGGGCGTCGGTGCTGACCCACGACGTCGTGGCGCCGGCCACGAACGAGCGCCTGACCACCCGGTGGCGTCTGGCGCTGTCGCGCATCTTCATCCTGGTGATCGGTTTGTTCCTGCTCGTATGGGGACTCTGGTACGACCTGGGGCAGGACCTGTGGGACTACATGGCCGTGAGCGGCGCCATCTACTTCACCGGCGCCTTCACGCTGCTGCTGGCGGGGTTGTACTGGAAGCGGGCGAGCACCGTGGGAGCCTACCTGGCGCTCATCGCGGGCATCGGCGCCGTGGCGGGCCTCGGACCCGTGAATCAGGCGCTGGGACTGGGCATGTACCAAAGCGACGAGATCGGGCTGGCCATCACCGCGCTGGCCCTGGTCCTCATGTTCGCCGGATCGCTGGTGTTTCCGGACCGTCCGGACCGTCCGGACGGCTCGGACGGCTCGGACAGCTTGGCCCGTCTTGAGCACCCGGCCCGCACGGACCGAAAGGAGGAAGCGTGA
- the solA gene encoding N-methyl-L-tryptophan oxidase: MNRPSSSYDVIVVGVGGMGSAAAWHLARRGCRVLGLEQFNIPHDRGSSHGQTRIIRLAYSEHPSYVPLLRRAYALWREIEERAGERLLHITGALDAGPADDWVFRGSKASCEEHGLPHEILTGEEVNRRFPGYRLPEDIMAVFQTDGGYLLPERCIVAHVEAAQEAGAEIRACEPVLDWKSNGRSVTVETSKSTYTADRLVITTGGWIGKVVTLLDRVVQPERQVLGWFQPRRLDLFLPDRFPVFNLQVAEGRYYGLPVHGVPGFKIGRYHHLEETADMDGIDRSTHPRDEAVLRKFAERYFPDGSGPTMSLQVCVFTNTADGHFILDAHPEYPNVYVASPCSGHGFKFCSVIGEVMADLATTGKTSHDIALHRLARLNS; this comes from the coding sequence GTGAACCGTCCATCCTCCTCATACGACGTCATCGTAGTCGGCGTGGGCGGCATGGGCAGCGCCGCGGCCTGGCACCTTGCCCGGCGCGGCTGCCGCGTGCTGGGCCTCGAGCAGTTCAACATCCCCCACGATCGGGGGTCTTCCCACGGACAGACGCGGATCATCCGCCTGGCCTATTCCGAGCACCCGTCCTACGTGCCGCTGCTCCGGCGCGCCTACGCGTTGTGGCGTGAAATCGAGGAAAGGGCGGGCGAGCGGCTGCTGCACATCACGGGAGCGCTGGACGCCGGCCCCGCGGACGACTGGGTCTTCCGGGGTTCGAAGGCATCCTGCGAGGAGCACGGCCTGCCCCACGAGATCCTCACGGGAGAGGAGGTGAACCGCCGTTTCCCCGGCTACCGTTTGCCGGAGGACATCATGGCGGTTTTTCAAACGGACGGCGGCTATCTCCTGCCGGAGCGCTGCATCGTCGCCCACGTGGAGGCGGCACAGGAAGCGGGCGCCGAGATACGGGCGTGCGAACCGGTATTGGACTGGAAGTCGAACGGCCGAAGCGTCACGGTAGAGACTTCGAAATCGACCTACACGGCGGACCGTTTGGTGATCACGACGGGCGGCTGGATCGGCAAGGTGGTGACACTGCTGGATCGGGTGGTGCAACCGGAACGCCAAGTCCTCGGCTGGTTTCAGCCCCGGCGACTCGATCTCTTCCTGCCAGACCGGTTCCCGGTATTCAACCTGCAGGTTGCCGAGGGCCGGTACTACGGGCTTCCGGTGCATGGCGTGCCGGGATTCAAGATCGGGCGGTACCATCACCTGGAAGAAACGGCGGACATGGACGGGATCGACCGATCCACCCATCCCCGGGACGAGGCCGTGCTCCGGAAATTCGCCGAACGCTACTTTCCCGATGGCTCGGGGCCCACCATGAGTCTCCAGGTCTGCGTCTTCACCAATACCGCCGACGGCCATTTCATCCTGGACGCGCACCCGGAGTATCCGAACGTCTACGTCGCGTCCCCCTGCTCCGGCCACGGTTTCAAGTTCTGCAGCGTTATCGGAGAGGTCATGGCCGACCTGGCCACCACGGGCAAAACCTCGCACGACATCGCCCTGCACAGACTGGCGCGGCTCAATTCCTAA
- a CDS encoding radical SAM protein: MATNVREITCKSILTRTGGFLDGFTHTLQPYVGCVYRCPYCYVQALPVHLYHGGAWGDYVDVKINAPERLEAEMARLKRRDKEVRVFLSSATDPYQGAESKYRITRRCLEVFAGLQPDRLVVQTRSPMVRRDFDVLKRIDRVELNLTLETHDETVRRDLTPHAPSVAARLKTLDTAMDAGLAVRITISPMLPNDPETFVETIRDRCHSVVVDTYFDGDGSGGMRTERLQVREMYQRFGYGEWYRLGAHHALVDALKDSLGAGRVAYSKEGFNREGVPTGS, translated from the coding sequence ATGGCCACAAACGTACGTGAAATAACCTGCAAGTCGATCCTGACCCGCACGGGCGGGTTCCTGGATGGCTTTACCCACACCCTGCAGCCCTATGTCGGCTGTGTGTACCGGTGTCCCTACTGCTACGTGCAGGCCCTGCCCGTCCACCTCTACCACGGCGGGGCGTGGGGCGACTACGTGGACGTCAAGATCAACGCGCCCGAACGGCTCGAGGCCGAGATGGCCAGGCTGAAGAGAAGGGACAAAGAGGTGCGGGTGTTCCTGAGTTCCGCCACGGATCCCTACCAGGGCGCGGAGTCGAAGTACCGGATCACGCGGCGGTGCCTGGAGGTGTTTGCCGGTCTGCAACCGGACCGGCTCGTCGTGCAGACCCGCAGCCCCATGGTCCGCCGGGACTTCGACGTGCTGAAGCGCATCGACCGGGTAGAGCTGAACCTGACGCTCGAAACCCACGACGAGACCGTAAGGCGCGATCTAACGCCCCATGCGCCGTCCGTGGCCGCTCGGCTCAAGACGCTCGACACCGCCATGGATGCCGGCCTTGCGGTCCGGATCACGATCAGCCCCATGCTGCCCAACGACCCGGAGACGTTCGTGGAAACGATCCGGGACCGCTGCCACTCCGTGGTCGTGGATACCTATTTCGACGGGGACGGGTCGGGCGGCATGCGTACCGAGCGCCTCCAGGTGCGGGAGATGTACCAGCGGTTCGGTTACGGGGAATGGTACCGGCTCGGCGCCCATCACGCGCTGGTGGATGCGCTCAAGGATTCCCTCGGCGCCGGTCGCGTCGCGTACAGCAAGGAAGGATTCAACCGGGAGGGCGTTCCGACCGGATCGTGA
- a CDS encoding Gfo/Idh/MocA family oxidoreductase, producing MSGTRVGFIGGGGIAREHMKYLSEMEDVELAAVADISADALDLCREMYGIPHCFTDYRELLGMDSIDAVTVGTPNSAHCEPTVDALRAGKDVLVEKPMAITAEEAAEMVRTSRDTGRILVIGFQHRFAPEAQMLKRFIDRGEFGRILYGRCLALRRRGIPNWGVFGRKDLQGGGALIDIGVHMIEAAHYLMGSPQPVSAFGSAYTYLGDRPSDTVSMWPDWDRETYSVEDLAVGMIRFDNGATLSVEASFAAHIGKGEWTFSLMGEKAGGQFSPPMVFKDQSGTMVNMTPDYLPDTDGFRYKLRHFVDCVQTRKPSEAPGEHGLLVQQILNGIYRSAETGREVPLEPMI from the coding sequence GTGAGCGGAACGAGAGTGGGCTTCATCGGCGGAGGCGGAATCGCCCGGGAACACATGAAGTATCTGTCCGAGATGGAGGACGTGGAACTGGCGGCGGTGGCCGACATCAGCGCGGACGCGCTGGATCTCTGCCGCGAAATGTACGGCATTCCCCACTGCTTCACCGATTACAGGGAACTGCTGGGCATGGATTCAATCGACGCGGTCACGGTCGGCACGCCGAACAGCGCCCATTGCGAGCCGACGGTCGACGCGCTCCGGGCCGGCAAGGACGTGCTGGTGGAAAAACCCATGGCGATCACGGCGGAGGAGGCGGCGGAAATGGTCAGGACGAGCCGGGACACGGGCCGCATCCTGGTCATCGGCTTTCAGCACCGGTTCGCGCCCGAGGCGCAGATGCTCAAGCGGTTCATCGACCGGGGGGAATTCGGCAGGATCCTGTACGGACGCTGTCTCGCGCTGCGCCGCCGGGGGATTCCGAACTGGGGCGTTTTCGGCCGCAAGGATCTCCAGGGCGGCGGGGCCTTGATCGATATCGGCGTGCACATGATCGAAGCGGCCCACTATCTCATGGGATCGCCGCAACCCGTCAGCGCCTTCGGAAGCGCATACACGTACCTCGGCGACCGCCCCAGCGACACCGTGTCCATGTGGCCCGACTGGGACCGCGAGACGTATTCCGTCGAGGATCTGGCCGTGGGGATGATCCGGTTCGACAACGGCGCCACGCTCTCGGTGGAGGCCTCCTTCGCGGCCCATATCGGCAAGGGCGAATGGACCTTCTCCCTCATGGGCGAGAAGGCCGGCGGCCAGTTCAGTCCGCCCATGGTCTTCAAAGACCAGTCCGGCACCATGGTCAACATGACGCCGGACTACCTGCCGGACACGGACGGCTTTCGGTACAAGCTGCGGCACTTCGTGGACTGCGTGCAGACCCGGAAACCGTCCGAGGCGCCGGGGGAACACGGCCTCCTCGTGCAACAGATCCTGAACGGCATCTACCGCTCCGCCGAAACGGGGCGGGAAGTCCCGTTGGAACCCATGATATGA
- a CDS encoding GWxTD domain-containing protein, giving the protein MTETGNRLWRGVGIALLLTVPAVSAGAAPPGPAPPDEHGSINPGLAVVDIVTSRGDSVDSTRVDCYYRLSNELFNFVKSGDRYAARFELSLIVIDDDDYQVSAETLRDSVVVDTDAETRVMDPSRAQLYTTYLPPGKYDLQITLYDQDAGDQQDISRPFEVPDYYKDRLSISDIQFAGLVLEGPANVGLDRRGIRVVPNLSRAFGEDHTDMYIYYEVYTDAAEEAQQPLTVAYKIKSSSGREVLNREEPLERQGNIGAYSGRFDTSELSQGVYTLEIEVDDRAVRNRAKSKSEFHITWQFLLPLTAAKNFREITEQLRYIAKNDELDVLKKYRDAPAGEQKEALEAFWKRRDPTPGTDRNENMIMYYRRIAYANENFDDGLRKGWRSDQGRIYIVYGPPDEVERHTWDRSYSHPYQVWHYYNISRSFVFVDFDGYGRYQLYRVY; this is encoded by the coding sequence ATGACTGAAACCGGCAACCGGCTATGGCGGGGAGTCGGGATTGCGCTGCTGCTGACGGTTCCGGCCGTCTCGGCGGGAGCGGCGCCGCCCGGTCCCGCTCCTCCAGACGAGCATGGCAGCATCAACCCCGGGCTCGCGGTGGTGGATATCGTGACCTCCCGGGGGGATTCGGTCGACAGCACGCGTGTCGACTGCTACTACCGCCTTTCGAACGAACTGTTCAATTTCGTCAAGTCCGGGGACCGCTACGCCGCCCGTTTCGAACTTTCCCTGATCGTGATCGACGATGACGACTACCAGGTTTCCGCCGAGACCCTCCGGGATTCGGTCGTGGTGGATACGGACGCCGAGACGCGCGTGATGGACCCGTCCCGCGCGCAGCTGTACACCACCTACCTCCCGCCCGGGAAGTACGACCTGCAAATCACGCTCTATGACCAGGACGCGGGCGATCAGCAAGACATTTCCAGGCCCTTCGAGGTGCCGGATTACTACAAGGACCGGCTCAGCATAAGCGACATTCAATTCGCCGGCCTGGTCCTGGAGGGCCCCGCCAACGTCGGCTTGGACCGCAGAGGCATCCGGGTCGTTCCCAACCTGTCCCGCGCCTTCGGCGAGGACCACACCGACATGTACATCTACTACGAGGTGTATACGGACGCGGCCGAGGAGGCGCAACAGCCCTTGACAGTGGCATACAAGATCAAGTCGTCGTCGGGCCGGGAAGTGTTGAACCGGGAGGAGCCCCTGGAGCGACAGGGCAATATCGGCGCGTACAGCGGCCGGTTCGACACCAGTGAACTGTCCCAGGGCGTATACACCCTGGAAATCGAGGTCGACGACCGGGCCGTGCGGAACCGGGCGAAGTCCAAGTCGGAATTCCATATCACCTGGCAGTTCCTGCTGCCCCTGACGGCGGCCAAGAATTTCAGGGAGATCACCGAGCAGTTGAGGTATATCGCCAAGAACGACGAACTGGACGTGCTCAAGAAGTACAGGGACGCCCCGGCCGGCGAACAGAAAGAAGCGCTGGAAGCGTTCTGGAAAAGGCGGGACCCCACGCCGGGTACGGATCGAAACGAAAACATGATCATGTACTACCGGCGGATCGCGTACGCGAACGAGAACTTTGACGACGGACTGAGGAAAGGCTGGCGCAGCGACCAGGGGCGGATCTACATCGTCTATGGTCCGCCGGACGAAGTGGAAAGGCACACCTGGGACCGGTCCTACTCCCATCCCTACCAGGTGTGGCATTACTACAACATCAGCCGCAGTTTCGTTTTCGTCGACTTCGATGGCTACGGAAGATACCAGCTCTATCGGGTATATTGA